One part of the Dermacentor silvarum isolate Dsil-2018 chromosome 6, BIME_Dsil_1.4, whole genome shotgun sequence genome encodes these proteins:
- the LOC125946173 gene encoding uncharacterized protein LOC125946173, whose protein sequence is MAREESGSSCQLFPVQPPTSFNFDKASEWPAWVQEFDDYRFASGLNERTQEAQVRTLLYTMGRQARNVFKTFELSEEQSKDYEVVKKRFDAYFIATRNLVYESACFHRRHQVSGESVDQYVTALHTLTDKCDYGVMKERMILDRFVVGLRDTKLSEALQMDAALTLKTALTKARMKEAVQQQQQELHKQSIPPISQRRGRRNSSTSKSGTSRGPVGQRRRPKVCSLRQSRSFGVIVPGKRGNLLQVPTTGTFRGCLPTKAELHDRRSKRIRAYRDTPGPLGKTPAELLMGRRLRTTLPLHPNRLVPKATQLERGTEEGCGCPGKAAAEL, encoded by the exons ATGGCGCGTGAGGAAAGTGGTAGTTCGTGCCAGCTCTTTCCTGTACAGCCACCAACGAGCTTCAACTTTGACAAGGCGTCTGAGTGGCCGGCGTGGGTGCAAGAATTCGATGATTATCGATTTGCTTCCGGCCTTAATGAGCGAACTCAAGAGGCTCAGGTACGCACGCTGCTGTACACAATGGGGCGGCAGGCACGCAACGTATTCAAGACCTTTGAGCTGTCGGAAGAACAGTCAAAGGACTATGAAGTGGTGAAAAAACGTTTCGACGCCTACTTCATTGCCACGCGCAATTTGGTCTATGAAAGTGCGTGCTTCCATCGGCGCCACCAAGTTTCAGGTGAATCGGTGGACCAGTATGTAACGGCCCTGCATACTTTGACAGATAAATGTGACTATGGCGTGATGAAAGAACGGATGATCCTCGACCGTTTCGTGGTAGGACTACGTGACACAAAGTTGTCCGAGGCCCTACAAATGGACGCTGCATTAACTCTGAAAACTGCACTGACGAAGGCAAGGATGAAGGAAGCGGTACAGCAACAACAACAGGAACTTCACAAACAGTCCATACCACCAATCAGCCAGCGTAGAGGTCGACGGAATTCATCGACGAGCAAGTCGGGGACGTCCAGAGGACCAGTGGGCCAGCGAAGACGTCCGAAAGTGTGCAGCTTGCGGCAGAGCCGGTCATTTGGCGTCATCGTGCCCGGCAAGAGGGGCAATCTGCTACAAGTGCCAACGACGGGGACATTTCGCGGCTGTCTGCCGACAAAAGCAGAACTTCACGATCGCCGAAGCAAGCGCATCCGAG CCTATAGGGACACCCCGGGACCACTAGGCAAAACGCCAGCGGAGCTGCTCATGGGGCGGCGGCTTCGTACAACCCTGCCTCTCCACCCGAACAGGCTAGTACCAAAGGCTACCCAACTTGAAAGAGGTACGGAAGAAGGATGCGGTTGTCCGGGAAAAGCAGCGGCAGAATTATGA